The segment CGGCTACCACGACCCGTACGCCCCCCAATGGCGCGTCCTGGACCGCCCGATCCCCCGCGCCGACTCCCTCTGGGAGGCGGCCGCCGACGCCGACCTGACGGTGCTGCTCCAGCACCACCGCACGTACGACCTCCAGGGCCTGGCCGTGAAGGCCCAGCTCCTGCTGGACACCCGCGGCGCGACCCCGGTGGGGGCGGCGGCGCGGCTGTGAGCCTGCCCCGGCCCGGCCTCCGGCCCGGCCCCCGGCTCAGACGCCGCGGTTGCGCAGCCGCAGCCGCAGCGGGACGAGCGCGGACTCCAACTGCGTGGACAGGCTCATCTTGGAGACGCCCTCGGTGCGCTCCTCGAAGCGGATCGGGATCTCGACACCGTTGTGCCCGCGCCGGACGGCGAGGAACTTCAGTTCCACCTGGAAGCTGTAGCCCGCGCTGTCGAGGGTGGCCAGACCGACATCATGCAGCGTCTGCGCGCGCCAGAGGTTGAAGCCCGCGGTGATGTCGCGGATCTTGACGTCGAGGATCGCGCGCGCGTAGCGGTTGGCGAAGCGGGACAGGATCTGGCGGTGCCGGCCCCAGTCCTCGTCCAGCGAGCCGCCGTCGACATACCGGCTGCCGACGACGAAGCCGGCGCCGGTGGACAGCGCGGTGCCGAGCATCTGCGGTACGACATCGGCGGGATGGCTGCCGTCCGCGTCCATCTGGACCACGAACTCCGCGCCCTCGTCCAGCGCGGCGGACATGCCGGCCGCGTAGGCCCGGCCCAGTCCGTCCTTGGCGGTGCGGTGCAGGACACTCATCCGGTTGCGACCGCCGGTGTTGGCCTTCTCCGCGAGTTCCGCGGCGATCCGCCCGGTGCCGTCGGGGCTGTTGTCGTCGACGATCTTCAGATGCAGGCCCGCGAGCGGGAGGCCGAGCACGATCTCGGCCATGCGCGGCAGATTGGCCGCCTCGTTGTAGGTCGGCATGACAACCGTGATGGGTACGTCCCCCCAGGGCGCGGGGATCCGCGCCGCCGTCTCCGGTGTGTTCACTGTCTCTCCTCGTTCGGAAGGGCCGGTT is part of the Streptomyces sp. NBC_01262 genome and harbors:
- a CDS encoding polyprenol monophosphomannose synthase yields the protein MPTYNEAANLPRMAEIVLGLPLAGLHLKIVDDNSPDGTGRIAAELAEKANTGGRNRMSVLHRTAKDGLGRAYAAGMSAALDEGAEFVVQMDADGSHPADVVPQMLGTALSTGAGFVVGSRYVDGGSLDEDWGRHRQILSRFANRYARAILDVKIRDITAGFNLWRAQTLHDVGLATLDSAGYSFQVELKFLAVRRGHNGVEIPIRFEERTEGVSKMSLSTQLESALVPLRLRLRNRGV